Proteins from one Bacteroides zhangwenhongii genomic window:
- a CDS encoding acyltransferase, translated as MEHMLTKHCVYFDFIKGLAIMGVIAIHTVKLNFDPISVMGVLIVVIRNFLGCCVPLFVAASGYFLWKKSFHTKIEYKRFLTSRLRIVYIPMLLWGLPWFLLSLKGANMVGAAYNTILYFAGGLSIFYFITLIFECYVFLPIIKKVRFVGVVLLSVISIIITFVWTMVNHTTGLHVPLIVYCSFPTYIGYFALGCYLGRTEIRPNCWIVCIITILGLIGAVAETYYWFTYHGTNNGMGLKSSVSFFSFGVILLVFSKRFSDKYKSTKITKWIEWCGVQSMPIYLSHMLILFIINYMGIQFMTWFINWLLLFSLDVFLVCAIYRGLPQKVLPYLGIR; from the coding sequence ATGGAACATATGCTTACGAAACACTGTGTATATTTTGATTTCATAAAAGGGTTGGCTATTATGGGAGTTATTGCAATTCATACTGTAAAACTTAATTTTGATCCAATCTCTGTTATGGGAGTACTGATAGTGGTAATACGAAATTTTTTGGGATGTTGTGTACCGTTGTTTGTTGCGGCAAGTGGATATTTCTTATGGAAGAAGAGCTTCCATACAAAAATAGAATATAAACGGTTTCTTACATCTAGACTACGTATCGTTTATATTCCTATGTTGCTGTGGGGACTTCCATGGTTTCTACTATCGCTAAAAGGAGCAAATATGGTAGGAGCTGCGTATAACACTATTTTATATTTTGCAGGAGGTTTGTCCATTTTTTATTTTATTACTTTGATTTTTGAATGTTATGTTTTTTTACCTATCATCAAGAAGGTAAGATTTGTGGGAGTAGTATTGCTATCTGTAATATCAATAATTATAACTTTCGTTTGGACGATGGTAAATCATACAACTGGTTTACATGTGCCTCTAATAGTTTATTGTAGTTTTCCTACATATATAGGATATTTTGCTTTAGGGTGTTATCTCGGGAGGACTGAGATTAGACCTAATTGTTGGATTGTATGCATAATTACAATTTTGGGATTAATTGGGGCGGTAGCCGAAACATATTATTGGTTTACATATCATGGTACGAATAATGGGATGGGGTTGAAATCTAGTGTGTCTTTTTTCTCATTTGGGGTAATTTTATTGGTGTTTTCAAAGCGGTTTTCAGACAAATATAAAAGTACGAAAATTACAAAATGGATAGAATGGTGTGGAGTTCAGTCTATGCCTATATACTTGTCTCATATGCTTATTCTTTTCATAATAAATTACATGGGTATACAGTTTATGACTTGGTTTATAAATTGGTTGTTATTATTTTCTTTAGACGTTTTTCTAGTTTGTGCGATATATAGGGGGCTACCACAAAAAGTACTTCCTTATTTGGGAATAAGA
- a CDS encoding glycosyltransferase yields the protein MKPILSIVVPVYNAEAFVARTIENLLAENVSKEIILVNDGSTDSSLEILQAYASKYSCIKIINQENSGVSSARNVGMDAAIGEYIFFNDCDDIQEIGTLTRAVDYFDMGVDVVIFSYKDVGARGKILSVTNYLSTGYYSIEKWASDVEGLINSHIVSCSGTTVRKLSILREYNIRYNESLNIYEDVIFGFEYMCFVNKLYYINEPWYSYVHINPHSLFQGYHNTQAQAVPLLLKTVERFFNKVIDAEYIPYIYKYAQIIYKAAVQNEAKHQPFFSFDAKCKLKTIADSPYLEYCNVSDSLLPKMYFYCLSHHHFTLLMFLAGLYPKVVSAGWRIVIPIGRFVRRKILHNMKKLS from the coding sequence ATGAAACCAATATTGAGTATAGTAGTACCTGTTTATAATGCAGAAGCGTTTGTAGCACGGACGATAGAGAATCTTTTGGCAGAGAATGTCAGCAAGGAAATAATTCTTGTGAATGATGGTTCTACTGATAGTAGCCTCGAAATTCTCCAGGCATACGCATCTAAGTATAGTTGTATCAAAATAATTAATCAGGAAAATAGTGGCGTTTCATCAGCTCGTAATGTTGGAATGGACGCTGCTATAGGAGAGTATATTTTTTTTAATGATTGTGATGATATACAAGAAATTGGAACATTGACACGAGCTGTTGACTATTTTGATATGGGGGTAGATGTTGTGATTTTTTCTTATAAAGATGTGGGAGCGAGAGGTAAAATACTAAGTGTGACAAATTATCTTTCAACTGGTTATTATTCTATAGAAAAATGGGCTAGTGATGTGGAAGGTCTTATAAACAGTCATATAGTCAGTTGTAGCGGGACAACTGTTCGTAAATTATCTATATTGAGAGAGTATAATATACGTTATAACGAGTCTTTGAATATTTATGAGGATGTAATATTTGGTTTTGAATATATGTGTTTTGTTAATAAATTATATTATATAAATGAGCCGTGGTATTCTTATGTACACATTAATCCTCATAGTTTGTTTCAGGGCTACCATAATACTCAAGCACAAGCTGTACCATTGCTTCTTAAGACAGTAGAACGCTTTTTTAATAAAGTTATCGATGCAGAATATATTCCATATATTTATAAATATGCCCAAATTATATATAAAGCTGCTGTGCAGAATGAAGCTAAGCATCAACCGTTCTTTTCTTTTGATGCAAAATGTAAATTAAAAACTATAGCAGATTCTCCTTATTTGGAATATTGCAATGTCTCAGATTCTCTTTTACCTAAGATGTATTTTTATTGTTTAAGTCATCATCATTTTACTTTGTTAATGTTTCTTGCAGGTTTATATCCGAAAGTTGTCAGTGCAGGATGGCGAATCGTGATTCCTATTGGTAGGTTTGTGAGACGTAAAATTCTGCATAACATGAAAAAGTTATCTTAA
- a CDS encoding alpha-1,2-fucosyltransferase, which yields MIHVYIRGGRLGNQLFQYAYIRHLQKHNPEQKVCYHFDEVYQAGSSEDDFVNALKFFKVKDVEESGTNPKLSLIQKILLRIYWRFFPHRDNEYERNIFQKRWVRLMDVFNLKYLDVGYHKFRDKVEGDVIVSGCFESEKYFADIKNEILEEIKPLRGISEKNQLMLERMRNTNSVLLSVRRGDFVYDTKFSSMHAVCTPKYYERAWEYMKAHVENPVLFIFSNDIEWVKQNLDFGVETHYESGNDPSWEALELMSNCKHFIISNSTFNWWAQYKSTNNEKIVCAPARWWNGPLKPDLFLDNWALISVD from the coding sequence ATGATACACGTATATATACGAGGAGGTAGATTGGGCAATCAGTTGTTTCAATACGCTTATATAAGGCACCTTCAGAAGCATAATCCAGAACAGAAGGTATGTTATCATTTTGATGAGGTGTACCAAGCAGGTTCCTCTGAAGATGATTTTGTCAACGCTCTTAAGTTCTTTAAGGTGAAGGATGTGGAGGAAAGTGGAACAAATCCGAAGTTGTCTTTGATACAGAAAATATTATTAAGAATTTATTGGCGATTCTTTCCTCATAGGGATAATGAATATGAACGCAATATCTTTCAAAAAAGATGGGTAAGGTTGATGGATGTGTTTAATCTGAAATATTTGGATGTAGGCTATCATAAGTTTAGAGATAAAGTAGAGGGAGATGTTATTGTTTCAGGTTGTTTTGAAAGTGAAAAATATTTTGCAGACATCAAGAACGAGATACTAGAAGAAATCAAGCCGCTTAGGGGGATTTCAGAAAAGAACCAGCTCATGTTGGAACGTATGCGTAACACAAATTCTGTGCTGTTAAGTGTACGCAGAGGCGATTTCGTATATGATACGAAGTTTTCGAGTATGCATGCGGTCTGCACCCCCAAATATTATGAGCGCGCATGGGAATATATGAAAGCCCATGTGGAGAACCCTGTGTTGTTCATTTTTTCAAATGATATTGAGTGGGTGAAACAGAACCTAGACTTTGGTGTGGAGACTCATTACGAGAGTGGTAACGATCCATCGTGGGAAGCATTAGAATTGATGTCGAACTGCAAGCATTTTATTATCTCGAATAGTACTTTTAATTGGTGGGCACAGTATAAGAGCACAAATAATGAAAAGATTGTTTGTGCGCCGGCAAGATGGTGGAATGGTCCACTTAAACCTGATTTGTTTTTAGATAATTGGGCTCTGATATCTGTTGACTAA
- a CDS encoding glycosyltransferase family 32 protein: protein MLERAFKTHCQQGIMIPKIIHYCWFGCNPIPMNLQSYMDSWKALMPDWEWKRWDEDSFDICSISWTSEAYDAKKYAFVSDYVRLYALYEYGGLYFDTDVKLKKSLEPLCQRYDAFMGYENNEELTSAVIAMPAHHPLIEKFLVHYKDKHFSQEIVSGNVANVRMMTEICKEQGLLCNDKEQDLKLFTGTADECQVHIYPKTYFCPLDFYHNENFTNNTYAIHYFDASWLDKKTKDRILQERSVWYKAMIAVKAVLSKILTLIKR from the coding sequence ATGTTGGAACGCGCTTTCAAAACACATTGTCAACAAGGTATCATGATACCCAAGATAATACATTATTGTTGGTTCGGTTGCAACCCTATACCCATGAACTTACAGAGCTATATGGATTCGTGGAAAGCGCTGATGCCAGACTGGGAGTGGAAGAGATGGGATGAAGATTCGTTTGATATCTGTAGTATATCCTGGACATCGGAGGCATATGACGCAAAGAAATATGCTTTTGTGTCAGACTATGTGCGTTTGTATGCATTGTATGAGTATGGTGGATTGTACTTTGATACTGATGTGAAATTAAAAAAGAGTTTGGAACCTCTCTGTCAACGGTATGATGCCTTTATGGGTTATGAAAATAATGAAGAACTGACTTCTGCTGTAATAGCTATGCCCGCTCACCATCCGTTAATTGAAAAATTTTTAGTGCATTACAAGGATAAGCACTTCTCACAAGAGATCGTCAGTGGTAATGTGGCTAATGTGCGGATGATGACGGAAATATGCAAGGAGCAAGGTTTGTTGTGCAATGATAAAGAGCAAGACCTTAAGTTGTTTACAGGTACTGCAGACGAGTGCCAGGTGCATATCTATCCGAAGACCTATTTTTGTCCACTAGATTTCTATCATAACGAAAATTTCACCAATAACACCTATGCGATCCATTATTTCGATGCATCATGGTTAGACAAGAAAACAAAAGACCGTATCCTGCAAGAACGCTCTGTATGGTATAAGGCAATGATTGCTGTAAAGGCAGTGCTGAGCAAAATTCTAACACTAATAAAACGATGA
- a CDS encoding acyltransferase family protein yields the protein MELLRIVAMIFVLVVHACGASFGAPAKMKIVEAPLSVIVELFTESIVIVCVNLFVLLSGWYGIKAKKNSLLKLLFQVFFFTIVGFSIYKIVITSGIQYSARLSDLPVSALLFNILLVDFWDYWFVKSYLLLFILSPMLNAFVEHVAREQFKTLLINFFIFQTAYGWLFEGVDHIAKGYSTISFIGLYLLARYVKIYRPRIAHFNKYHDLLIYLFCTLMTTGFAVVMLKVGNKDWAQAAFYYCSPLVVIASLYLVLFFSKIKIRSRFINTIAVSAFAVYLFHCQSQLFHYYKMFISQWYNNSNIIVFLSYTILFIIAVFIASVLLDKVRIICWNALSKHIVNKVS from the coding sequence ATGGAATTGTTACGCATAGTAGCGATGATTTTTGTGCTGGTTGTTCACGCATGTGGTGCCTCATTCGGTGCGCCAGCAAAGATGAAAATTGTAGAAGCTCCGCTATCAGTTATAGTAGAACTCTTCACAGAAAGCATTGTGATAGTTTGTGTCAACCTGTTTGTACTGCTGTCTGGGTGGTATGGTATTAAAGCAAAAAAAAATAGTCTGTTGAAATTGTTATTCCAAGTTTTTTTCTTTACAATAGTAGGATTTAGTATATATAAAATTGTGATAACCAGCGGGATACAATATTCTGCTCGTTTAAGTGATTTACCAGTCAGTGCCTTGCTTTTCAATATCCTACTTGTTGATTTTTGGGATTATTGGTTTGTAAAGTCATATCTTCTCCTATTTATCCTTTCGCCAATGCTAAATGCTTTTGTAGAACATGTTGCTAGAGAACAGTTTAAGACATTGCTCATTAACTTCTTTATATTCCAAACTGCTTATGGATGGTTGTTTGAAGGAGTCGATCATATAGCAAAGGGGTATTCAACCATATCATTTATAGGTTTGTATTTGTTGGCTCGTTATGTTAAGATATACCGACCAAGGATTGCCCATTTCAATAAGTATCATGACTTGCTTATATATCTATTCTGTACACTTATGACTACTGGTTTCGCTGTAGTAATGTTGAAGGTGGGTAACAAGGATTGGGCACAGGCTGCTTTTTATTATTGTAGTCCATTGGTGGTCATTGCATCGTTATATTTGGTGCTGTTCTTCTCCAAGATAAAAATACGCAGTCGATTCATCAATACTATTGCTGTATCAGCATTTGCCGTATACCTTTTTCACTGTCAATCTCAGTTGTTTCACTACTATAAAATGTTTATTTCTCAATGGTATAATAATTCAAACATAATTGTGTTTCTCTCGTATACAATTTTATTTATAATTGCAGTGTTTATAGCTTCTGTGCTATTAGATAAAGTGAGAATTATATGTTGGAACGCGCTTTCAAAACACATTGTCAACAAGGTATCATGA
- a CDS encoding glycosyltransferase family 2 protein: protein MFPKISCIIPVYNAEKYLHRCLDTVCNQTYSNLEIILVDDGSSDNSGSLCDTYAAKYHNIKVYHISNSGASSARKIGLDMSTSEYVTFVDSDDYVEQNYVSAMYEALQKYGTTIAGCGTQCIKYGDKVRMIDDPQIKILKDDELMTRFFNYEFWALWGGLYPKTVFTGIHFPKATLSEDYFIKCQMFLRDSQMAYVDAPLYIYEKHEGSLSNTKLSARAFEEFENTLNVYELIKEQIPQYSQLALKNAVETTIKLLLMGNAELRNSYKAQYVSIRRFLNEHLSEIYHNRYLLGNVKTIAVMLIFCPCMDKVLDKILQK, encoded by the coding sequence ATGTTTCCTAAAATATCTTGTATTATACCAGTTTATAACGCAGAAAAGTATCTTCACCGTTGTTTGGATACTGTATGTAACCAAACATATTCTAATTTGGAAATTATATTGGTGGATGATGGAAGCTCTGACAATAGTGGTAGCCTCTGTGATACTTATGCTGCTAAATATCATAATATAAAGGTCTATCATATTTCTAATAGTGGTGCTTCGTCGGCTAGGAAGATAGGCTTGGATATGTCTACAAGTGAGTATGTGACTTTTGTGGATAGCGATGATTATGTTGAGCAAAACTATGTAAGTGCAATGTATGAGGCTTTGCAGAAGTATGGAACTACGATCGCTGGGTGCGGAACGCAATGTATAAAGTATGGGGATAAAGTTAGGATGATTGACGATCCTCAAATAAAGATATTAAAAGATGATGAGTTGATGACCCGTTTTTTCAACTATGAGTTTTGGGCTTTATGGGGGGGGCTTTATCCAAAGACTGTTTTTACAGGAATACACTTTCCTAAAGCTACTCTCAGCGAGGATTACTTTATCAAATGTCAGATGTTCCTGCGAGACAGTCAGATGGCATATGTGGATGCTCCATTGTATATCTATGAGAAACATGAAGGTTCATTGTCAAATACAAAGTTGTCGGCAAGAGCATTTGAAGAGTTTGAGAATACATTGAATGTGTATGAACTGATAAAAGAACAGATTCCTCAGTATTCGCAATTAGCGCTAAAGAATGCAGTTGAGACAACTATAAAGTTGTTGTTGATGGGCAATGCTGAATTGAGAAATAGTTATAAGGCGCAGTATGTATCTATTCGTCGATTCTTAAATGAACATCTCTCTGAGATATATCATAACCGTTATCTTCTCGGAAATGTCAAGACAATAGCTGTGATGCTGATTTTCTGTCCCTGTATGGATAAAGTGTTAGACAAGATATTACAAAAATGA
- a CDS encoding polysaccharide biosynthesis protein — MKEKLNAFIQYISRTYFSYWIIWGIDLFISVLSTCFTYWWIHYNAEVSLDSGAMIRVGILAAIATTIASYLFHTYRNTIRYSQLRCLWPLICCSSFKSVCIAIAIFLWIEPFGLSANQRLMFVLFDGMLTLIALSTFRMLMVIVYETLIELMNKENMRILIYGTDDKSVALKTRLLHSSHYKVIGFYCYGTIYKHRRLAGFPIYYFTNEQDFQQLIRKRRIQGILFAHNESTRLEETRLLQYCKDNHIKTLIAPSISEADENGNFHQWVRPVKIEDLLGRPEININMSEVANEFSDKVVMVTGAAGSIGSELCRQLAHLGIRKLIMFDSAETPLHNIRLECERRFPHLDFVPVIGDVRVIERLRMVFDTYHPQIIFHAAAYKHVPLMEENPCEAVLVNVTGTRQVADMAVKYGAEKMIMVSTDKAVNPTNVMGCSKRLAEIYVQSLSYAIKEGKVKGCTKFITTRFGNVLGSNGSVIPRFKEQIENGGPVTVTHPDIIRYFMTIPEACRLVMEAATMGEGYEIFVFEMGKPVKIVDLAVRMIELAGYKPNEDIEIQFTGLRPGEKLYEEVLSDEENTIPTHHKKIKIAKVRRYEYGDIVETYDKFERLSRSVQIWETVKLMKQIVLEFKSKNSRFEELDN, encoded by the coding sequence ATGAAAGAAAAATTGAATGCTTTTATCCAGTATATAAGTAGAACTTACTTTAGTTACTGGATAATATGGGGAATTGATTTGTTTATTTCAGTATTGTCCACTTGCTTTACTTATTGGTGGATACATTATAACGCTGAGGTGTCTTTAGATAGTGGGGCTATGATTCGGGTTGGAATTTTAGCCGCTATTGCGACTACGATAGCTTCCTATCTTTTCCATACTTATCGTAATACCATTCGTTATTCTCAGTTGCGTTGCTTATGGCCGTTGATCTGTTGCTCATCATTCAAATCGGTATGTATAGCGATTGCCATTTTCTTATGGATTGAACCGTTCGGATTGTCTGCCAATCAGAGATTGATGTTTGTCTTATTTGATGGAATGTTGACTTTAATCGCTTTGTCTACTTTCCGTATGTTGATGGTGATAGTCTACGAGACGTTGATTGAATTGATGAATAAGGAGAATATGCGTATTCTCATTTATGGTACAGACGATAAAAGTGTAGCACTGAAGACCCGTTTACTACATAGTTCTCATTATAAGGTTATCGGATTCTATTGTTATGGAACTATTTACAAGCATCGTCGTTTGGCGGGATTCCCTATTTATTATTTCACCAATGAACAAGATTTCCAGCAGCTTATTCGTAAACGCCGTATTCAAGGTATTTTATTTGCTCATAATGAGTCTACCCGTTTAGAGGAAACTCGTTTGCTTCAATATTGCAAGGATAATCATATCAAGACTTTGATAGCTCCTTCTATCAGCGAAGCGGATGAAAACGGTAACTTTCATCAATGGGTGCGCCCTGTAAAGATTGAAGATTTGTTAGGACGTCCGGAAATTAATATCAATATGAGTGAAGTTGCCAATGAATTTAGCGACAAAGTAGTAATGGTTACGGGAGCAGCCGGTAGTATTGGTAGTGAACTTTGTCGTCAATTGGCACATCTTGGAATCCGTAAACTGATTATGTTTGATTCGGCAGAAACGCCATTACACAATATTCGTTTGGAATGTGAACGCCGATTTCCACATCTTGATTTTGTTCCTGTGATAGGTGATGTGCGTGTTATAGAGCGTTTACGCATGGTGTTTGATACCTATCATCCTCAAATTATTTTTCATGCAGCTGCTTATAAACACGTCCCGTTGATGGAGGAAAATCCATGTGAAGCTGTATTGGTCAATGTGACCGGTACCCGTCAGGTTGCGGATATGGCAGTGAAATATGGAGCTGAAAAGATGATCATGGTTTCCACTGATAAAGCTGTAAATCCTACTAATGTGATGGGTTGCTCCAAACGTTTGGCAGAAATCTATGTACAGAGCTTGAGCTATGCCATTAAAGAAGGCAAGGTAAAAGGATGTACTAAATTTATAACTACCCGCTTTGGAAATGTATTAGGTAGTAATGGTTCAGTTATTCCCCGTTTTAAAGAGCAAATTGAAAATGGCGGTCCCGTTACGGTGACTCATCCCGATATCATACGATATTTCATGACTATTCCGGAGGCGTGTCGTTTGGTAATGGAGGCTGCCACTATGGGGGAAGGCTATGAGATTTTTGTTTTCGAAATGGGAAAACCTGTGAAAATAGTAGATTTGGCTGTTCGTATGATTGAATTGGCGGGATATAAGCCGAATGAAGATATTGAAATACAATTTACAGGATTACGACCGGGTGAAAAACTGTATGAAGAGGTATTGAGTGATGAAGAAAATACGATTCCTACTCATCATAAGAAGATAAAGATAGCAAAAGTACGTCGGTATGAATATGGGGATATTGTGGAAACGTACGATAAATTCGAGAGATTATCCCGTTCTGTACAAATTTGGGAGACGGTAAAATTGATGAAGCAGATAGTACTGGAGTTTAAGTCGAAGAATTCGAGGTTTGAAGAATTGGATAATTAG
- a CDS encoding GumC family protein, which produces MEYTQENKEKTAGESGFNITLRDVVELIIANWYWFAISVIVCVSAAYLYTRTLVPVYQRQAVMLVKTGGKTANSDISAMLELQGGVTGSGVENEMYILRSHQLVREVVNRLHLDVSYEEDGFFRNTSLFAESPVEVTFFDPYHSFVSMNVTPLDVKNYTISNLVVGGKKLSINGNHAYGDTLQTEAGRMIVNLKPENLSTYIGKPVLVKRMSPEAATAIYKGGISTSLAGKGTTMVQITCVGNNVSRADAILSALINVYNETIIEDKNRIAVNTAKFIDERIAVIGKELGDVEEELTDFKQRNRIIGTEGNGSQYLAESSRVKGETLQMETELSIAQSIKSYLMDVTRNNQLIPNVSGVGDASVQNQITAYNELMLQRNHLLAESGEKNPVVQTADKNLAEMRTVISGSMDNYIKNLRLRLDRTRAVEHQINTEIQAVPKQEKMALSIIRQQSIKEALYTFLLNKREENALQLAVTEANIRVVESPFGSNAPIAPHSTTFLLAALAVGLAIPLGIQVLLMLWNTSVRGRKDIEDYTTIPVLGEIPSRKEEVADNSIVVDEHKNDLISEAFRLLRSNINFVAKDARVIMFTSTMPGEGKSFVSRNLAVALAIAGKKVVLVDTDLRKRTQGKLVGVKHKEGLSTYLSGLHDDIDNILDKGLIHPAVDMLLVGPVPPNPSELLMSDRLEKLVDELKKKYDYVILDNVPAQVVADATIVNRVAELTLYVVRDGKLDRRYLPELERLHQEGKFKHLCIVLNDSHIEKKKYGYGYGYSYGYGYGYGDGYYSETNKKNKK; this is translated from the coding sequence ATGGAATATACTCAAGAAAACAAGGAGAAAACGGCTGGAGAGAGTGGTTTTAATATTACTTTACGGGATGTTGTAGAATTGATCATAGCCAATTGGTATTGGTTTGCCATTTCTGTAATTGTCTGTGTGAGTGCTGCTTACTTATATACCCGTACACTGGTCCCTGTTTATCAGCGTCAGGCCGTCATGTTAGTGAAGACCGGTGGAAAAACAGCTAATTCGGATATATCCGCCATGCTGGAACTTCAGGGAGGAGTAACAGGAAGCGGGGTTGAAAATGAAATGTATATCCTTCGCTCACATCAATTGGTACGTGAGGTAGTCAATCGCCTGCATTTGGATGTGTCGTATGAGGAAGACGGCTTTTTTCGTAATACTTCCTTGTTTGCAGAATCTCCGGTTGAAGTGACTTTTTTTGATCCTTATCACTCTTTTGTTTCAATGAATGTCACTCCGCTGGATGTAAAAAACTACACGATTTCCAATCTTGTCGTAGGAGGAAAGAAGCTCTCAATAAATGGTAATCATGCCTATGGAGACACGTTACAGACAGAAGCGGGACGAATGATTGTCAATCTGAAACCAGAGAACCTCTCTACATACATAGGTAAGCCTGTCTTAGTAAAACGTATGAGTCCGGAAGCGGCTACGGCTATTTATAAAGGAGGTATTTCTACTTCTTTGGCAGGTAAAGGTACTACGATGGTACAAATCACCTGTGTTGGCAATAATGTTTCACGTGCCGATGCGATATTGAGTGCTTTGATAAATGTGTATAACGAAACGATTATTGAAGATAAAAATCGTATAGCTGTAAATACGGCTAAATTCATAGACGAACGCATTGCGGTGATCGGCAAGGAACTGGGAGATGTAGAAGAAGAATTGACAGACTTTAAACAGCGCAATCGTATTATAGGTACAGAAGGCAACGGCTCTCAATATCTGGCTGAAAGCAGTCGTGTGAAAGGTGAAACCTTGCAGATGGAAACAGAATTGTCTATTGCACAATCCATTAAGAGTTATTTGATGGATGTAACCCGCAACAATCAACTGATTCCTAATGTTTCCGGAGTAGGGGATGCAAGTGTGCAAAACCAGATTACCGCTTACAATGAACTTATGCTTCAGCGTAACCATCTGTTGGCTGAATCCGGAGAAAAAAATCCGGTAGTCCAGACGGCTGATAAGAATTTGGCGGAGATGCGTACCGTAATTTCCGGTTCAATGGATAATTATATCAAAAATCTTCGTCTACGATTGGATAGGACACGGGCTGTGGAACATCAGATTAATACTGAGATTCAAGCGGTGCCCAAGCAGGAAAAGATGGCGTTGAGTATTATCCGCCAGCAATCCATTAAAGAGGCATTGTATACTTTTCTGTTGAATAAGCGTGAAGAAAATGCGCTTCAGTTAGCTGTAACGGAGGCTAATATTCGTGTTGTGGAGTCTCCATTTGGTTCTAATGCGCCTATTGCCCCTCATTCTACAACTTTTTTGCTGGCTGCTTTAGCAGTGGGATTAGCTATTCCTTTGGGGATACAAGTGTTGTTGATGCTATGGAATACTTCCGTTCGGGGACGTAAGGACATAGAAGATTATACCACCATTCCGGTGTTGGGTGAGATTCCTTCCCGTAAGGAAGAAGTGGCGGATAATTCTATAGTAGTAGATGAACATAAGAATGATCTTATCTCTGAAGCCTTTCGTTTATTGCGTTCAAACATCAATTTTGTAGCAAAGGATGCCCGTGTCATTATGTTTACGTCTACCATGCCCGGTGAAGGAAAGTCTTTTGTGTCTCGTAACTTGGCAGTGGCATTGGCTATAGCCGGAAAGAAAGTAGTATTGGTAGATACTGATTTGCGCAAACGGACTCAAGGTAAATTAGTGGGTGTCAAACATAAGGAAGGGTTGAGTACTTACCTTTCCGGCTTGCATGATGATATAGATAATATACTGGATAAGGGGCTGATTCATCCTGCTGTAGATATGTTGTTGGTTGGCCCTGTACCTCCTAATCCTTCCGAACTTTTGATGAGCGATCGTTTGGAGAAATTGGTAGATGAGTTGAAGAAAAAATACGATTATGTGATTTTGGATAATGTCCCTGCACAGGTGGTAGCGGACGCTACGATTGTAAACCGTGTAGCTGAATTGACTTTATATGTGGTCCGTGATGGAAAACTCGATCGTCGTTATCTTCCGGAGTTGGAACGTTTGCATCAGGAAGGTAAGTTCAAACATCTGTGTATTGTATTAAACGACAGCCATATTGAAAAGAAAAAGTATGGTTATGGCTATGGTTATAGCTACGGTTACGGATATGGCTATGGGGATGGCTACTACTCGGAGACGAATAAAAAAAATAAGAAATAA